The region GTCAAATCCATCGACTTTCAATCTGTCTTTGACAGAATCCTGAGCAAATTGGAACTCTTGACCACGATAAAGATTGACAGTTACGTCATAAGGTGAGTATTTGTTCAGCTCTCGATTCATAGTCGTATAAGCACTACCACTAAAAACGAGCAAGCTGAGTGCCAAGGTCAGAGTCAAGGATAAGACAGCCAACGTGACCGAATTACTATCAGCTTGTTTTGAAAATTGACGGATTTTAAAAGTGTTTAGTTTGTTATAGTAGGTTTGAGGCAGTTTTCTAAGGGAAATCAAGACAAAATGGCTTAAAGTATTGTAAAACAAAATCACAAAAATCACGAAGACAGATACCAGCAAGATACCCCAGCTTTTCAAGAATGATAGATGGTGATAGTCTGAAAAATAGAGAGCACCAAAACCGATAACAGCTGTCGAAAGAATAAAGAGAAGTGCTTGAAGAACTGGCTTGCCTTTTGCCAAGACAGATTTCTTGACCCCATTTTCTTGAATAAGTGCAATGATATTTTGCTTTCTAAAGGTAAGAATGTCCATGACACCAACAATAAAACTGGTTACCAAATAGGAATAAACTAGTAAGATGACAGACTTGCTATCAAAGAAAAGCAGACTACCAAAGTAATTAGCCATAAAAAACTCAGATGCAATCTTAGCTAGAATGACCAGTAAGATCAATCCAAGCAAGAAACCTAGAATCAAGGAAAAGATATTGACCAGCATGGTTTCAAAGAACAGGGTACGGATAATCTGCTTCTTCTTCATTCCCAGCGTTGCATAAAGTCCCAGCTCTTTCTTGCGCCGTCCCAGCACAAAATTTGTAGCGTAAACGATGAGAAAGGCAATCGCCAATAGAATCAGATAGGAAAGCAAGCCCATGTACTGGCTCATCACCGTCGTCAACATTTCCTTTGCCCCTGATAAACTTTGCATCACTGGATGGCTTGGTAAAGCATTAAAAGCGTAGAGCAAGCTATAAATCAATGTCAGACTGAAAAAATAGATGGTATAAGTCTGTAAATTTCGAAATACATTTCGTAAAATCAATTTTGGATACATACTCTCACCCTCCTATCTGGTACGACTGTAAATCTCTTGCAAATACTGTTCATTTGATAAGCTGTTACGTTCCAAATCATCCATAATCTTTCCATCTCTAAGTAGCACCATCCGTGAAGAGTACTTTGCTGCGGCAGGGTCATGCGTAACCAGTAAAATGGTAATACCAAAACTTTTATTGATTTCCTGCAAAAGTACCATCAGTTTTTCAGAATTAGCAGAGTCCAAGGCTCCTGTCGGCTCATCTGCGATAATCAGTTTAGAATCATCAATCAAGGCTCTAGCAGTTGCCACGCGTTGTCGCTGACCACCTGATAACTGATTAGGAAACTTGTCTTTTAAGTTTTGGATGGCCAACTTATCCAAAATTTCCTCAATCTTATCCTGATGTTTTTTGATATTTTTCCCCTGAATTTGAAGAGGTAGGACGATATTTTCATAGACCGTCAAGGTTTCCACCAAGTTGTAGGCTTGGAAAATATAGGAAATGTTTTTAGCACGATAGTCAGCTAGGTCATTTTCCTTGGCATGGATGATGTCAAAATCTTCAAATTGAATTTCACCTGATGTTGGTTTATCAATCGTTGAAATACAGTTGAGGAGTGTTGTTTTTCCACTACCACTGGCCCCCATAATTGCCAGAAATTCTCCTTTTTCAACGGACAAGTTCACATCTAATAAAGCATGAACGATATTATCCCCTTGACCAAATGTTTTCGTTAATCCTGTTACAATAAGCTGTTTCATCATTTCATTCCTCCATTTCTTTATTACACTCTCATTATACGGTTTATTTCAAGGTTTTCCATGAGTATTTTGTGCAATATATTTATGCTATAAAAAAAGCCGATACTTTTTTAGGTATCGGTCGATGTTGATTATTTGCGATCGTTTCTTTTTTTCATAAAGTAAACAATCCCTATGACAACAACTCCTAAGACCAGTACAGGTGCATAGAAGTCTAGTGTTCCAATAATTCCTTCCATTTTATCCTCCTGTCAAAAAATAGAGAGTTTTATCCACAGCGCACGTTTGGCGAAATACATTCATAAGAATATGTAAACCACCAAGCACAGCGCCCCTGTGCTGTTAAACTAACAGCCGTACGCCACCCAGCAGCAGATTTACCATCCAATTCTTGGCTATTAATTTCCATAATCCAAAGAATCAATCTCAAAGTTGTCTTGTTTTATTTGTATTTCTCCCCGTAAATATAACACCAAATCAAAATGTTGTCAATGTTTTGTAATAAAACACTAACATTTTCCTTTTGTTTTATCTAACAGCGAACATTATTTCTCGTACACTCATAGGAATAGGTGAGACACAATCCACAGAGACCTGCTAGTATCATTTTAAAAGCTGTGTACCACAAGCTTCTGATTTCCCGAAAAGTTCTTGGTTTTCAATCTCAAGATTTAGAGAATCAATCTCTGAACGATTTGTATTTTTAGCCATAAGGTTTTCTCCTTCCTTCTTTTAAATGATCATCTTTACAATAACTAGTATAAACTCTAGTATTGGATAAGTAATGAGTAAATCGTGCAAATTTCTTATTTTCGAGTAAAATTTTTATAGTTCTCAGTAAAGAAACAACTGAACAATCTCTTGCTTAACTACTTTACAGAGACTCACACAATGCTCCTGATTTTCCTATCATCTTTGGCGATTCTGACGCAAGTGTGGTACAATAAAAACATGAGAATTCAACAATTACATTATATTATCAAAATCGTCGAAACTGGCTCCATGAATGAGGCAGCCAAGCAACTCTTTATCACTCAGCCAAGTCTTTCCAATGCAGTAAGAGATTTGGAAAATGAAATGGGCATTGAAATCTTTATCCGCAATCCCAAGGGTATCACCTTGACCCGTGATGGGATGGAGTTCCTCTCTTATGCCCGTCAGGTTGTCGAGCAGACCCAGCTTTTGGAAGAACGCTATAAAAATCCTGTCGCCCACCGCGAACTCTTTAGCGTTTCCTCCCAGCATTATGCCTTTGT is a window of Streptococcus mitis DNA encoding:
- the slmA gene encoding salivaricin M family lantibiotic, which translates into the protein MRLILWIMEINSQELDGKSAAGWRTAVSLTAQGRCAWWFTYSYECISPNVRCG
- a CDS encoding ABC transporter ATP-binding protein, with protein sequence MKQLIVTGLTKTFGQGDNIVHALLDVNLSVEKGEFLAIMGASGSGKTTLLNCISTIDKPTSGEIQFEDFDIIHAKENDLADYRAKNISYIFQAYNLVETLTVYENIVLPLQIQGKNIKKHQDKIEEILDKLAIQNLKDKFPNQLSGGQRQRVATARALIDDSKLIIADEPTGALDSANSEKLMVLLQEINKSFGITILLVTHDPAAAKYSSRMVLLRDGKIMDDLERNSLSNEQYLQEIYSRTR
- a CDS encoding QVPTGV class sortase B protein-sorting domain-containing protein encodes the protein MEGIIGTLDFYAPVLVLGVVVIGIVYFMKKRNDRK
- a CDS encoding FtsX-like permease family protein, whose amino-acid sequence is MYPKLILRNVFRNLQTYTIYFFSLTLIYSLLYAFNALPSHPVMQSLSGAKEMLTTVMSQYMGLLSYLILLAIAFLIVYATNFVLGRRKKELGLYATLGMKKKQIIRTLFFETMLVNIFSLILGFLLGLILLVILAKIASEFFMANYFGSLLFFDSKSVILLVYSYLVTSFIVGVMDILTFRKQNIIALIQENGVKKSVLAKGKPVLQALLFILSTAVIGFGALYFSDYHHLSFLKSWGILLVSVFVIFVILFYNTLSHFVLISLRKLPQTYYNKLNTFKIRQFSKQADSNSVTLAVLSLTLTLALSLLVFSGSAYTTMNRELNKYSPYDVTVNLYRGQEFQFAQDSVKDRLKVDGFDFNLIKEEYSCPIYSSDVTYKDLIDTSNLWEHDKKLPESKVPILGISAYNHLRKLQGKKAVDLAEDQFLVNANYKGTAKQIQDFLSTTKTLMINGHSLNLASSKPLETVYYLSSVGLNDAGTLIVPDKEVVGLTEDHTTYVANFKENIDKRKVDTFLSQWIEKYYFTRDGIELNTFTYQTKESIFETYLGFMGVIVFVMIFVSVIFIIISLSILSLQTSTSALDSVNDYQIIYLLGNKRKQNRSILLQQILSYFLVPLLIAGPLAFSLSTALLGYFENFANTSISIDITYLGIAVLLFVLYLLVTYRVSWQIIEN